In the genome of Pseudomonas lalucatii, the window CTCGCCCACCAGCGGAATCTGGAAGTGGCCGAAGGCCGAGGTCAGGAACGGCCTGCCGAACGCCCAGCTGCCGAGCCCGGTCAAGCCGGCGATCGCCACCCCGGCCCCGGCGATGCGGTGGTAGTTCAGCGGCAGGCGCGACTGGGTCCACTGCACGCCGTTGGCGACGTACTGCAGGATCAGCGCCACGGCGGTGACCAGACCGGCGATGAAGCCGCCGCCCGGCAGGTTGTGGCCGCGCAGGAAGATGAACACCGAAATCAGCAGGGCCATCGGCAGCAGCACCCGCGACAGGGTGGCGAGGATCAGCGGATGGCGGTCGCGCGCCCAGCTGCGTCCGGCGGCGTCGACCCGCGGCTGGATCAGGCGCAGGCCGTCGAGCATGGCGTAGATGCCCACGCCGGCGATCGCCAGCACGCTGATCTCGCCCAGGGTATCGAAGCCGCGGAAGTCCACCAGGATGACGTTGACCACGTTGCTGCCGCCGCCACCGGACAGGCTGTTGGCCAGGAAGAAGCCGGCGATGCTGTCGTAGGGCCGGGTCAGCACGGCGAACACCAGCATGGCCACCATCACCCCGCTGCCCACCGCCAGGACGAAATCGCGCAGGCCGCGGATGCTGCTCGACTCGCCGCGGGTCTGCTCCGGCAGGAAGTACAGCGCCAGCATCAGCAGGATGATGGTCACCACCTCCACCGACAGCTGGGTCAGGGCCAGGTCGGGCGCCGAGTAGCGGGCGAACGCCAGGGCCACCATCAGGCCGACCACGCTGAGCATCAGCAGCGAGACCAGGCGCTGACGGTGGAAGATCACCGTGACCAGCGCCGCCACGGCGAGGATGCCCATGCCCAGCGCGCTGAAGCCGTCGACCGGGGTCATGGCCACCGAGCCGGTGACCTGCGGCAGCGGTCCGAGGCCGAGCGTCACCACTATCAGCGCGGCGCCCAGCAGCAGGGCCAGGTAGCGCTGCAGGGAACCGCTCTCCAGGCGCCCGGTGAGGCTCACGCAGGCCTGCACCGTCAGCTGCACGCCGCGTTCGAACAACAACCGCGCATCCAGGCTCGGCAGCCCGGCGTACCAGCGGAACAGCGGCTGGCGCAGGGCATAGACCAGGACCCCGCCGAACAGGGCGATGAAGCTCATCAGCAGCGGCAGGTTGAAGCCGTGCCAGATCGCCAGGCTGTAGTCCGGCAGCTCGCCGCCGAGGCTGGCCGAGGCGGCGGCGGCCAGCAGCGGCGCCACGGTGTAGGCCGGAACCACCCCGACCAGCAGGCAGAGGAACACCAGGATCTCCACCGGCACCTTCATATAGCGCGGCGGTTCATGGGGCGGATACTTCGGCAGGTTGATCGGCTCGCCGTTGAAGAACACGTCGTGGATGAAGCGCAGGGAGTAGGCCACCGAGAACACCCCGGCCAGGGTCGCCGCCGCCGGGATCACCCAGTTGAAGCTGCCGAGCAGGTGCTGGTTGAGCGTCTCGCTGAAGAACATCTCCTTGCTCAGGAAGCCGT includes:
- a CDS encoding monovalent cation/H+ antiporter subunit A; the encoded protein is MALALIVALPFLGVLLPLLTERLGRSACAVATGMAPLLALVLLLSQRSSVFAGELLRARLEWLPELGVNLSLRLDGLAFLFALLILGIGLLVILYARYYLSKDEPMGRFFAFLLLFMGAMLGVVMSENLLLMLMFWELTSLSSFLLIGFWSARSDARKGARMALAITGGGGLALLAGILLIGHIAGSFELSRVLASGYAIRAHELYPVALVLVLLGVFTKSAQFPFHFWLPHAMAAPTPVSAYLHSATMVKAGVFLLARLYPALAGSEWWFYLVSLTGLVTLLVGAGMALFQHDLKGLLAYSTISHLGLITLLFGLDTRLAAVAAVFHIINHATFKASLFMAAGIIDHETGSRDMRRINGMWKYMPHTAMLAMVAASAMAGVPLLNGFLSKEMFFSETLNQHLLGSFNWVIPAAATLAGVFSVAYSLRFIHDVFFNGEPINLPKYPPHEPPRYMKVPVEILVFLCLLVGVVPAYTVAPLLAAAASASLGGELPDYSLAIWHGFNLPLLMSFIALFGGVLVYALRQPLFRWYAGLPSLDARLLFERGVQLTVQACVSLTGRLESGSLQRYLALLLGAALIVVTLGLGPLPQVTGSVAMTPVDGFSALGMGILAVAALVTVIFHRQRLVSLLMLSVVGLMVALAFARYSAPDLALTQLSVEVVTIILLMLALYFLPEQTRGESSSIRGLRDFVLAVGSGVMVAMLVFAVLTRPYDSIAGFFLANSLSGGGGSNVVNVILVDFRGFDTLGEISVLAIAGVGIYAMLDGLRLIQPRVDAAGRSWARDRHPLILATLSRVLLPMALLISVFIFLRGHNLPGGGFIAGLVTAVALILQYVANGVQWTQSRLPLNYHRIAGAGVAIAGLTGLGSWAFGRPFLTSAFGHFQIPLVGEIELATAMLFDLGVYLTVVGATLLILANLGKLTQEKAGQEVL